In bacterium, the following proteins share a genomic window:
- a CDS encoding AMP-binding protein translates to MLQENFVATIAGSLRRHWEVDCYSDLDGGTLTYGEVGNLIHSLHAAFAAAGIARGDRIGVVGRNSAHWCVSYLAATTYGAVIVPILPDFTSAEIEHIVRHSGSRLLFLADGVFDRLEESKMDDLAAVVRLTDFSVTWSREAKFGERFNAARASAHPIGPDDVAFPAVANDELAAIVYTSGTTGFSKGVMLDGNSLIANILFFNASVALTPGDNMVSFLPLAHVFGCAFDFLAPTVAGCHIVYVEKIPTPKILVAAFQKYRPVVVMSVPLVIEKIYRNRIKPVLETPKMQLLLKVPGLNKLVYKKIHDQVYEVFGGRFKEMVIGGAAINRDIEDFFRRIGLRMTCGYGMTECGPLISYSVYDDRPPTGSVGRIVPTMECRIADADPETGIGEVQVRGENRMMGYYHDEEATAEAIDPDGWLHTGDLGRLDAQGFLYLTGRSKNMILTSSGQNVYPEEIESQLNNMPCVEESLVLEQNGQLLALVYPDLESVDKACLKGRQVEDLMEENRKFLNLRLPGYCRIAKLKVLYEEFEKTPTKKIKRRKYAAFS, encoded by the coding sequence ATGCTCCAGGAGAACTTCGTCGCGACCATCGCCGGTTCGCTCCGCAGGCACTGGGAAGTCGACTGCTACAGCGACCTGGACGGCGGGACCCTGACCTACGGCGAGGTGGGCAATCTCATCCACTCCCTCCACGCGGCCTTCGCGGCGGCCGGCATCGCCCGGGGCGACCGCATCGGCGTCGTCGGCCGCAACTCGGCCCACTGGTGCGTCTCCTACCTGGCGGCCACGACCTACGGCGCGGTCATCGTGCCGATCCTGCCGGACTTCACTTCGGCCGAGATCGAGCACATCGTGCGCCACAGCGGCAGCCGCCTGCTCTTCCTCGCCGACGGCGTTTTCGATCGCCTCGAGGAGTCGAAGATGGACGACCTGGCGGCCGTGGTCCGGCTGACCGACTTCTCCGTCACCTGGAGCCGCGAGGCGAAGTTCGGTGAACGCTTCAATGCCGCCCGCGCGTCGGCGCACCCCATCGGGCCCGACGACGTCGCCTTCCCCGCCGTGGCCAACGACGAACTCGCCGCCATCGTCTACACCTCGGGCACGACCGGCTTCTCCAAGGGCGTCATGCTCGACGGGAACTCGCTGATCGCCAACATCCTGTTCTTCAACGCGAGCGTCGCGCTGACCCCCGGCGACAACATGGTCTCGTTCCTGCCGCTGGCCCACGTCTTCGGCTGCGCCTTCGACTTCCTGGCCCCCACCGTCGCCGGTTGCCACATCGTCTACGTCGAGAAGATCCCCACGCCGAAGATCCTCGTCGCCGCGTTCCAGAAGTACCGTCCGGTGGTCGTCATGTCGGTGCCGCTGGTCATCGAGAAGATCTACCGCAACCGGATCAAGCCGGTACTCGAGACGCCGAAGATGCAGCTCCTGCTCAAGGTGCCCGGCCTCAACAAGCTGGTGTACAAGAAGATCCACGATCAGGTCTACGAGGTCTTCGGCGGCCGCTTCAAGGAGATGGTCATCGGCGGCGCGGCCATCAACCGCGACATCGAGGACTTCTTCCGGCGCATCGGCCTGCGCATGACCTGCGGCTACGGCATGACCGAATGCGGCCCGCTCATCAGCTACTCGGTCTACGACGACCGCCCCCCCACGGGCAGCGTCGGCCGCATCGTGCCCACCATGGAATGCCGCATCGCCGACGCCGACCCCGAGACCGGCATCGGCGAGGTCCAGGTGCGCGGCGAGAACCGCATGATGGGCTACTACCACGACGAGGAGGCCACCGCCGAGGCCATCGACCCCGACGGTTGGCTGCACACGGGCGATCTCGGCCGCCTCGACGCCCAGGGCTTCCTCTACTTGACGGGCCGCTCGAAGAACATGATCCTCACCTCTTCGGGCCAGAACGTGTATCCTGAGGAGATCGAGTCCCAGCTGAACAACATGCCCTGCGTCGAGGAGTCCCTCGTCCTCGAGCAGAACGGGCAGCTGCTGGCGCTGGTCTACCCCGACCTCGAGTCCGTGGACAAGGCCTGCCTGAAGGGCCGCCAGGTCGAGGACCTGATGGAGGAGAACCGCAAGTTCCTGAACCTGCGGCTGCCCGGCTACTGCCGGATCGCCAAGCTCAAGGTCCTGTACGAGGAATTCGAGAAGACACCGACGAAGAAGATCAAGCGTCGCAAGTACGCGGCATTTTCCTGA
- a CDS encoding asparagine--tRNA ligase: TVAAMDVLAPGIGEIIGGSQREERLDVLDARITEMGLDLGEYWWYRDLRKYGTVPHAGFGLGFDRAVNYVTGMKNIRDVIPFPRATGLAEF, translated from the coding sequence GCACCGTGGCCGCCATGGACGTGCTGGCGCCGGGCATCGGCGAGATCATCGGCGGCAGCCAGCGCGAGGAGCGCCTCGACGTGCTGGACGCCCGCATCACCGAGATGGGCCTCGACCTCGGGGAATACTGGTGGTACCGTGATCTGCGGAAGTACGGCACGGTGCCGCACGCGGGCTTCGGGCTCGGTTTCGACCGGGCCGTGAACTACGTCACGGGCATGAAGAACATCCGGGACGTGATCCCCTTCCCGCGGGCGACGGGTCTCGCCGAGTTCTAG
- a CDS encoding GNAT family N-acetyltransferase: MEWTRNGYRISDDKGELDIFYVAPALQKSYWAAERPRTVIEESIRNSLCLGLYTEGRQIGFARAVTDKCTFAWICDVMVHPDHRGIGLGKWLIDCLSAHPDVVNVSQEMLRTRDAHGLYEQYGYVQCDAMIKRKDAGDA, from the coding sequence ATGGAATGGACACGCAACGGCTATCGCATCAGCGACGACAAGGGCGAACTCGACATCTTCTACGTCGCGCCGGCCCTGCAGAAGTCGTACTGGGCGGCGGAGCGCCCCCGGACGGTCATCGAGGAGTCGATCCGCAACTCGCTGTGCCTCGGCCTGTACACCGAGGGGCGGCAGATCGGCTTCGCGCGGGCGGTTACCGACAAGTGCACCTTCGCCTGGATCTGCGACGTGATGGTCCATCCGGACCACCGCGGCATCGGGCTGGGCAAGTGGCTCATCGACTGCCTGAGCGCCCACCCCGACGTGGTGAACGTGTCCCAGGAGATGCTGCGCACCCGCGACGCGCACGGCCTGTACGAGCAGTACGGCTACGTGCAGTGCGACGCCATGATCAAGCGGAAGGACGCGGGCGACGCCTAG
- a CDS encoding STAS domain-containing protein, with protein sequence MKIKQNPQGDIMVLELSGKIMGGPDFDKFKGEINGLIEKGTKNVVLDMSGVPWINSTGLGILITGYHSLKNADGTLKICNVKERVLSIFYISQLQNIFQVYPTLDEAMASFG encoded by the coding sequence ATGAAGATCAAGCAGAATCCCCAGGGCGACATCATGGTGCTCGAGCTGTCGGGCAAGATCATGGGCGGCCCCGACTTCGACAAGTTCAAGGGCGAGATCAACGGCCTCATCGAGAAGGGCACGAAGAACGTGGTCCTCGACATGTCCGGCGTGCCCTGGATCAACTCGACGGGCCTGGGCATCCTCATCACGGGCTACCACTCCCTGAAGAATGCCGACGGCACCCTGAAGATCTGCAACGTGAAGGAGCGGGTGCTCAGCATCTTCTACATCTCCCAGCTGCAGAACATCTTCCAGGTGTACCCGACCCTGGACGAGGCCATGGCCTCCTTCGGCTAG